A genomic segment from Flammeovirga pectinis encodes:
- a CDS encoding sulfatase-like hydrolase/transferase codes for MQFSLADDGGKKTKKPNVLVILADDLGYNDVSFNGSKEIPTPNIDRIANEGVHFTNGYVSYAVCGPSRAGLITGRYQDRFGCGRNPLWAPNDINQGLALSEETIADVLGREGYKSMALGKWHLGAHEDLRPLNRGFDEFYGFLTGGHNYFPEELTLSDISKVTSQFHAYKTMMLHNNTRVKETEYVTDGLSREAAKFIENNSDEPFFMYLAYNAPHSPLQATQKYLDRFSHLEEGKRKTYCAMVSALDDGVGRVLETLEKEGIADNTIVIFLSDNGGPLKYKTDNGALREGKGSIYEGGIRVPFAMRWPNKIKAGTVYDEPVISLDIMGIAVAYANASPKNQIDGVNIVPYITGDKKGVPHDELRWRMFDKKHYAVRRGDIKYINKTNRKNGKVSQEYYDVKNDISEAKPLNLSASDKEDLQANYDSWVEQLLNPKYLGLGQDKKYTELHPNRYNTVVY; via the coding sequence ATGCAGTTTTCACTAGCAGATGATGGAGGAAAAAAAACAAAAAAGCCTAATGTCTTAGTTATTTTAGCCGATGATTTGGGTTATAATGATGTTAGCTTTAACGGCTCTAAAGAAATACCTACTCCCAATATTGATAGAATTGCAAACGAAGGAGTGCATTTTACAAATGGGTACGTTTCTTATGCTGTCTGCGGACCAAGTAGAGCAGGTTTAATAACTGGAAGATATCAGGATAGATTTGGGTGTGGAAGAAACCCTCTTTGGGCACCAAATGATATAAACCAAGGTTTAGCGTTATCAGAAGAAACAATTGCAGATGTATTGGGGCGTGAAGGTTACAAAAGCATGGCATTAGGAAAATGGCATTTAGGTGCTCACGAAGATCTTCGTCCGCTAAATAGAGGATTTGATGAATTCTATGGTTTTCTAACGGGTGGACATAATTATTTCCCTGAAGAATTAACATTGTCTGATATCTCTAAAGTAACGTCGCAGTTTCATGCATATAAAACAATGATGTTGCATAACAATACGCGTGTTAAAGAGACAGAATATGTAACTGATGGTTTATCTAGAGAAGCTGCTAAATTTATAGAAAACAATTCTGATGAACCTTTCTTTATGTATTTAGCATACAATGCACCTCATTCACCATTACAAGCAACTCAAAAATATTTAGATAGGTTTTCTCACTTAGAAGAAGGCAAAAGAAAAACATACTGTGCAATGGTTAGTGCACTAGATGATGGTGTAGGAAGAGTACTAGAGACATTAGAAAAAGAAGGTATTGCAGATAATACAATCGTTATTTTCCTTTCTGATAATGGAGGTCCACTAAAATATAAGACAGATAATGGAGCTTTAAGAGAAGGAAAAGGAAGTATTTATGAAGGTGGAATTCGTGTTCCTTTTGCTATGCGTTGGCCAAATAAAATAAAAGCAGGAACTGTTTATGATGAACCTGTAATTTCTCTTGATATTATGGGTATTGCAGTAGCTTATGCAAATGCATCACCTAAAAATCAAATAGATGGTGTGAACATTGTTCCTTACATAACAGGTGATAAAAAAGGAGTTCCCCATGATGAATTAAGATGGAGAATGTTTGATAAAAAACACTATGCTGTACGTAGAGGGGATATCAAATATATCAATAAAACAAATAGAAAAAATGGAAAGGTATCTCAAGAATATTATGATGTAAAGAATGATATTTCTGAAGCAAAACCATTAAACTTATCTGCCAGCGATAAAGAGGATTTACAAGCTAATTATGATAGCTGGGTAGAGCAACTTCTAAACCCTAAATATTTAGGATTAGGGCAAGATAAAAAGTACACTGAATTGCACCCAAATAGGTACAATACTGTTGTATATTAA
- a CDS encoding glycoside hydrolase family 2 TIM barrel-domain containing protein, whose translation MNRIAKLAGVLVALMPLASQAQDKQNWENPEVITVNTLPSKTTFTHFEDLNFNADLSKLDNYQLLNGTWKFNWVKKPADRPADFYKTDYNVADWKEIDVPSDWQMRGYGYPIYTNIIYPHKMDAPNIPHENNPVGSYKRTFDVAADWNDKNIFLHFAGVNSAFYVWVNGEQVGYAQGSKTAVEFDVSKYVKEGKNDIAVEVYRWCDGSYLEDQDFWRVSGIERDVVLYATPKTFVRNVEVQAVLEKTNYKGGTLTYKVDVKNTLAKKVKGYNVDVVLKDKAGKKVYAQNHALALDKNTTALLEATDIAFENVEAWTAETPNLYTLEIALKDKEGKVVDATYQKIGFRTSEIKNGQLLVNGQPILIKGVNRHEHSPINGHVVTKEEMLQDIIDLKKYNFNAVRTSHYPNDPYFYSLCDEYGIYVCDEANIESHGYGYKDGETLAQSEMYKEQHLDRVQRMVKRDMNHPSIIYWSMGNEAGNGQNFRNAYEWIHDYDATRPVHYERSEQMPGDKVRTTDIMSSMYKKTYDVKKKFLKIDAKLPLAEQRPFIWCEYSHAMGNSNGDFVDLWNWVREERNVQGGFIWDWMDQGLEQKTAEGEVYYAYGGDFEPEELHNDNNFCANGVIGSDRTPHPAIVEIKHVYQNIHFKQISKNEYEIFNENFFVSTGNVNFSWNLLENGKVVASGKLSDITIAPQEKLKKSIDFEYDLKQGTEYFVNILADTKEKTALLAANYTVASDQFLLQKGTNTVVAYEGKLKAKTAKKTKVTTITGEDYTFVFDQEGLGLASIKYKGEEMLKERPKLNFWRAMTDNDFGAWKAGKEKDDYYFAYRNVGENAKLIDVQTKKLNGQQFQLTYTYELADLNAKNVVTYVVSTDGAINVHSKLNAEDPKAIKFLPRYGITLAIDKEYNTVKYYGRGPEENYIDRNTGSFVAEYETTVEEMYVPYIRPQENGYRTDARFFQLTSAKGNGVKFVADDVVSFSTLRNSIADFNPADKKLQRHTIDIKPSDTIYIAVDYKQLGVGGDNSWSKNGLAEKQYRIDASKCEFGFTIQSVNSSAKRVE comes from the coding sequence ATGAATAGAATAGCAAAATTAGCAGGAGTTTTAGTTGCATTAATGCCACTAGCTTCTCAAGCGCAAGACAAACAAAACTGGGAGAATCCAGAAGTTATTACTGTTAATACATTACCAAGTAAAACTACTTTTACACACTTTGAAGACCTTAATTTCAATGCTGATTTAAGTAAACTTGATAATTACCAGTTATTAAATGGAACATGGAAGTTTAATTGGGTAAAAAAGCCTGCAGATAGACCTGCAGATTTTTATAAAACAGATTATAATGTTGCAGACTGGAAAGAAATTGATGTTCCTTCTGATTGGCAAATGAGAGGCTATGGTTATCCTATTTATACGAATATTATCTATCCACATAAAATGGATGCACCTAATATTCCTCACGAAAACAATCCAGTAGGTAGTTATAAAAGAACTTTTGATGTTGCAGCAGATTGGAATGATAAAAATATATTTCTTCATTTTGCAGGTGTAAACTCAGCATTTTATGTTTGGGTGAATGGTGAACAAGTGGGGTACGCGCAAGGTTCTAAGACAGCCGTAGAATTTGATGTTTCTAAATACGTAAAAGAAGGAAAGAACGATATTGCTGTAGAAGTATACAGATGGTGTGATGGTTCTTATTTAGAAGATCAGGATTTCTGGAGAGTTTCTGGTATTGAGCGTGATGTAGTTTTATATGCAACACCAAAAACATTTGTAAGAAATGTAGAAGTTCAGGCAGTGTTAGAGAAAACAAATTACAAAGGTGGTACACTAACTTATAAGGTTGATGTAAAAAATACATTAGCCAAAAAAGTAAAAGGGTACAATGTAGATGTTGTTTTAAAAGATAAAGCGGGTAAAAAGGTCTATGCTCAGAACCACGCACTTGCTTTAGATAAAAATACCACTGCGCTTCTAGAAGCAACTGATATAGCATTTGAAAATGTAGAAGCTTGGACAGCAGAAACGCCCAACCTATATACACTAGAAATTGCATTAAAAGATAAAGAAGGAAAAGTTGTTGACGCGACTTACCAAAAAATTGGTTTTAGAACATCTGAAATTAAGAATGGTCAGTTATTAGTAAACGGACAGCCAATTCTTATTAAAGGTGTTAACCGCCATGAACACAGTCCTATAAATGGTCATGTGGTAACAAAAGAAGAAATGTTACAAGATATTATCGACTTAAAGAAATATAACTTTAATGCGGTACGTACTTCCCATTACCCTAATGATCCTTATTTTTATTCTTTATGTGATGAGTACGGTATTTATGTTTGCGACGAAGCAAATATCGAATCGCATGGTTATGGTTATAAAGATGGCGAAACATTGGCGCAATCTGAGATGTATAAAGAACAACATCTTGATCGTGTACAAAGAATGGTAAAAAGAGACATGAACCATCCGTCAATTATATATTGGTCTATGGGTAATGAAGCAGGAAATGGACAGAATTTCAGAAATGCTTACGAATGGATTCATGATTACGATGCAACTCGTCCTGTTCATTACGAACGTTCTGAACAAATGCCAGGTGATAAAGTAAGAACTACGGACATCATGTCTTCTATGTATAAAAAGACGTACGATGTTAAAAAGAAATTTCTAAAAATAGACGCCAAATTACCTTTAGCAGAACAACGCCCTTTTATCTGGTGTGAGTACTCTCATGCAATGGGAAATTCTAATGGCGATTTTGTAGACCTTTGGAATTGGGTACGTGAAGAAAGAAACGTTCAAGGTGGATTTATCTGGGATTGGATGGATCAAGGTCTTGAACAAAAAACAGCTGAAGGAGAAGTTTATTATGCTTATGGTGGCGATTTTGAACCAGAAGAGTTACATAATGATAATAATTTCTGTGCAAATGGTGTAATTGGATCTGATAGAACTCCGCATCCAGCAATTGTAGAAATTAAGCATGTGTATCAAAATATTCATTTTAAGCAGATTAGTAAAAATGAATATGAGATATTTAATGAGAATTTCTTTGTTTCTACTGGTAATGTAAACTTTAGCTGGAATTTACTAGAGAATGGTAAAGTTGTAGCTTCTGGTAAATTATCAGATATCACTATTGCTCCTCAAGAGAAATTAAAAAAATCTATTGACTTTGAATATGATTTAAAACAAGGTACAGAGTATTTTGTAAATATTTTAGCTGATACCAAAGAAAAAACAGCACTGCTTGCAGCAAATTATACAGTTGCATCAGATCAATTTTTACTTCAAAAGGGTACTAACACAGTAGTTGCTTATGAAGGCAAATTGAAAGCAAAAACAGCTAAGAAAACGAAAGTAACTACAATTACTGGAGAAGATTATACGTTTGTTTTTGATCAAGAAGGTTTAGGTTTAGCATCTATCAAATACAAAGGAGAAGAGATGCTAAAAGAACGTCCTAAATTAAATTTCTGGAGAGCAATGACAGATAATGATTTTGGAGCGTGGAAAGCAGGAAAAGAAAAAGATGACTATTATTTCGCTTACAGAAATGTAGGTGAAAATGCTAAGTTAATAGATGTTCAAACTAAAAAGTTAAATGGACAACAATTCCAACTTACTTATACTTATGAACTAGCTGATTTAAACGCAAAAAATGTTGTTACTTATGTTGTGAGTACTGATGGAGCTATTAATGTACATTCTAAATTGAATGCTGAAGATCCTAAAGCAATTAAGTTCTTACCTCGTTATGGTATCACATTAGCTATAGATAAAGAGTACAATACTGTAAAATATTATGGAAGAGGACCAGAAGAAAATTACATAGATCGTAATACGGGTTCTTTTGTAGCGGAGTACGAAACTACTGTAGAAGAGATGTACGTGCCATATATCAGACCTCAAGAAAATGGGTATAGAACAGATGCTCGTTTCTTCCAATTGACTTCAGCGAAAGGGAATGGCGTGAAATTTGTTGCAGATGATGTAGTATCTTTTTCTACGTTAAGAAATTCTATTGCAGACTTCAATCCAGCAGATAAAAAATTACAACGCCACACAATAGATATTAAACCATCTGATACTATTTACATAGCTGTAGATTACAAACAGCTTGGTGTAGGTGGAGATAATAGCTGGAGCAAAAATGGTCTTGCAGAAAAGCAATATCGTATCGATGCTTCTAAATGTGAATTCGGATTTACTATTCAAAGTGTAAATTCATCAGCTAAGAGGGTCGAATAA
- a CDS encoding sulfatase-like hydrolase/transferase, whose amino-acid sequence MNTPFYLFNFLIVTLSLFNFSIKAQNTAQKPNIIVIMLDDLGYGDLGFHGCKDIKTPHIDNMAENGITFSSAYATYPVCGPSRAGFITGRYQQKFGFERNPQYDYNDIGMGLPLDEKTIANYLGDAGYSTGAIGKWHLGAHPDLWPLKRGFDEFYGHIGGGHVYTKSNDWKENQNVTTEWESYNTWLVRNNTPENPDSMVDYLTHQFTNEALDFIDRKKEEPFFLYLAYNAPHDPLEAPQEYLDLYASIEDEKRQKYAAMVAVVDEGVGKIMDKLEALGLEDNTLLFLLSDNGGPETKNASDNGVLRGAKSDVYEGGIRVPFLMYWKGEISPKVYDKPVSSLDIMATAAALNGIEAKEDKPFDGVNLIPFVRDGKEGTPHDAIYITILR is encoded by the coding sequence ATGAATACTCCATTTTATCTATTCAATTTTTTAATAGTTACTTTATCATTATTTAATTTTTCTATTAAAGCCCAAAATACAGCTCAAAAACCTAATATTATTGTCATTATGTTAGACGACCTTGGGTATGGAGATTTAGGTTTTCATGGTTGTAAAGATATTAAAACACCGCATATTGATAATATGGCAGAAAATGGAATCACGTTTTCGAGTGCCTATGCTACTTACCCTGTTTGTGGTCCGAGTAGAGCAGGTTTTATTACAGGTCGTTATCAACAGAAATTTGGTTTTGAACGTAACCCACAATACGATTATAACGATATAGGAATGGGTTTGCCATTAGATGAAAAAACAATAGCCAATTATTTAGGTGATGCAGGATATTCAACGGGAGCAATTGGAAAATGGCATCTAGGTGCTCATCCAGATTTATGGCCATTGAAAAGAGGGTTTGACGAATTTTACGGTCATATTGGAGGAGGTCATGTTTACACCAAATCAAATGATTGGAAAGAAAATCAAAATGTAACAACTGAATGGGAAAGTTATAATACTTGGTTAGTAAGAAACAATACACCAGAAAACCCAGATTCGATGGTGGATTACCTAACTCATCAGTTTACAAATGAAGCATTAGATTTTATTGATCGAAAAAAAGAAGAACCTTTCTTTTTATACCTAGCGTACAATGCACCCCACGATCCATTAGAAGCTCCGCAAGAATACCTAGATCTATATGCCTCTATTGAAGATGAAAAGCGTCAGAAATATGCAGCAATGGTTGCAGTAGTTGATGAAGGTGTTGGGAAAATTATGGATAAGTTAGAAGCATTGGGTTTAGAAGATAACACATTACTCTTTTTGTTATCAGATAATGGAGGCCCAGAAACAAAAAATGCATCTGATAATGGAGTTTTGAGAGGAGCTAAAAGTGATGTGTATGAAGGTGGAATTAGAGTGCCATTTTTAATGTATTGGAAAGGAGAGATATCACCTAAAGTTTATGATAAACCTGTAAGTTCACTAGATATAATGGCTACAGCAGCAGCTCTTAATGGTATTGAGGCAAAAGAAGATAAACCGTTTGATGGAGTAAATTTAATTCCTTTTGTAAGAGACGGAAAAGAAGGTACTCCACACGACGCAATTTATATTACAATACTTCGGTAA
- a CDS encoding transposase: protein MESRAFIGPILSKMSDLRKSKVNFLTECFILFLSIKGKINFLQLSRYGSYSEKTYRNNFESGFSFSEFNHHLINEHCGDEKIIAFDPVYLSKSGKKTYGLGKYWSGCAGKAQKGLDLSGIGIVDVESRNAFHYDAIQTPSITELKEKGMSLVDHYASTLLTHKEQLLTHSKYVVADAYFAKEKFVRPLDEAGFTVLSRFRGDMNARYLFEGPKTGKRGRPKKFNGKVDWKNIDLDIFQLEDDTDLYYLYSAKIYSVALKREVMIALVQFKNQKLKQKIFFSTDLNQEAFQIFNYYRLRFHIEFLFRDAKQHTSLTGCQGISKNKIHFHTNMALTSVSIAKAFHWINQEKKERGPFSMANIKTLYFNELILKKIFSVFRIDVDVEKNKQQFEMIRKLGQIAA from the coding sequence ATGGAAAGCAGAGCTTTCATAGGACCAATATTATCAAAAATGTCTGACTTAAGAAAAAGTAAAGTCAACTTTTTAACAGAATGTTTTATACTCTTCTTGAGTATCAAGGGGAAAATTAATTTTCTTCAGTTATCAAGGTATGGTTCATATAGTGAAAAAACTTACCGAAATAATTTCGAATCAGGTTTTTCTTTTTCAGAATTTAATCATCATTTGATCAATGAACATTGTGGTGATGAAAAAATAATAGCTTTCGATCCTGTTTACCTCAGTAAAAGTGGTAAGAAAACCTATGGTTTAGGGAAATATTGGTCCGGATGTGCTGGTAAAGCTCAAAAAGGATTGGATTTATCAGGTATTGGAATTGTTGATGTAGAAAGTCGTAATGCCTTTCATTATGATGCAATCCAAACGCCTTCAATTACAGAATTAAAGGAGAAAGGCATGAGTTTAGTTGACCATTATGCATCCACTTTGCTTACACATAAAGAGCAATTATTGACGCATTCTAAGTATGTTGTAGCTGATGCTTATTTTGCAAAAGAAAAGTTTGTTCGACCATTAGATGAGGCTGGCTTTACTGTACTTAGTCGATTTAGAGGTGATATGAATGCAAGGTATTTATTTGAAGGACCAAAAACAGGAAAACGCGGTAGACCTAAAAAATTCAACGGAAAAGTAGACTGGAAAAATATTGATCTCGATATTTTTCAGTTAGAAGATGATACAGACTTATATTATTTGTACTCTGCAAAAATTTATAGCGTTGCTTTAAAAAGAGAAGTAATGATTGCACTTGTTCAATTTAAAAATCAAAAGCTCAAGCAAAAAATATTCTTTTCAACAGATCTAAATCAAGAGGCCTTCCAAATTTTCAATTATTACAGATTACGTTTTCACATAGAATTTCTTTTTCGAGATGCAAAACAGCATACAAGTCTTACAGGTTGTCAAGGAATAAGTAAAAATAAAATTCATTTTCATACTAATATGGCACTTACTTCTGTCTCAATTGCTAAGGCTTTTCATTGGATCAATCAAGAAAAAAAGGAAAGAGGACCCTTTTCAATGGCTAACATAAAAACACTCTATTTCAATGAGTTAATACTAAAAAAGATTTTTAGTGTATTTCGAATTGATGTAGATGTTGAAAAAAATAAACAGCAATTTGAGATGATTCGAAAATTAGGTCAAATTGCTGCTTGA
- a CDS encoding T9SS type A sorting domain-containing protein → MTDFPITIDVIASSYLPVTLEILSGDASINGQEITVNKAGTIELKASQVGNENHEPAHEEIISFSVSKADQEIIFSEITDKSMLEFPYTLEVISTGNLPVTFELVKGSASITNNVINVVEAGEIKIKTSQLGNDFYNSAEEKIISFNTYKANQDLVLSEIDTKTSSDSPFEIKYTSSISNNIIYNVSGPVNIDNGFVHLIGESGTIELSALQEATSIYNSGSDTISFEVINSNSEITNIENISSIYTVYPNPTTDFLIIKGVQNKSKIELIGLLGNQFTAKIKHNTLDVRNLPMGTYFLIIDGVKKLRFIKN, encoded by the coding sequence ATGACAGATTTCCCTATCACTATTGATGTTATTGCTAGTTCTTATTTACCTGTGACTTTAGAGATATTGTCGGGGGATGCATCAATTAATGGTCAAGAAATAACAGTTAACAAAGCAGGAACTATAGAGCTTAAAGCTAGTCAAGTTGGAAATGAAAACCATGAACCAGCTCATGAGGAAATCATTTCTTTTTCGGTTTCTAAAGCTGATCAAGAAATTATATTTTCTGAAATTACCGATAAATCAATGTTAGAATTTCCATACACTTTAGAGGTTATTTCAACAGGGAACCTTCCTGTAACTTTTGAATTAGTAAAAGGAAGTGCATCAATAACAAATAATGTGATTAATGTTGTAGAGGCAGGGGAGATCAAAATCAAAACATCACAACTCGGAAATGATTTTTATAATTCAGCTGAAGAGAAAATAATTTCATTTAATACCTATAAAGCAAATCAAGATTTAGTATTAAGTGAAATTGATACTAAAACGTCATCTGATTCTCCGTTTGAAATTAAATACACTTCAAGCATATCAAATAACATTATATACAACGTGTCTGGTCCAGTTAATATTGATAATGGATTTGTACATTTAATTGGAGAAAGTGGTACTATTGAATTAAGTGCCCTTCAGGAAGCTACTAGTATTTATAATTCAGGATCTGATACTATATCTTTTGAGGTGATAAATAGTAATAGTGAAATTACAAATATTGAAAATATAAGTAGTATTTATACTGTCTACCCAAACCCCACAACTGACTTTCTTATTATAAAAGGAGTTCAAAATAAATCGAAAATTGAATTAATTGGCTTATTGGGTAATCAATTTACCGCAAAAATAAAGCATAATACGCTTGATGTAAGAAATTTACCAATGGGTACTTATTTTCTTATAATTGATGGAGTGAAAAAATTAAGATTCATTAAGAATTAG